From the genome of Pseudarthrobacter sp. NIBRBAC000502772:
CGCCGCGGGGGCGTTCAGAGGCCACCAGTTCAACATTGGGCTGGGTCGGATCAAGGCGCTCCGCCCGGACCGTCAGGACATTGCGCTCGACGTTCAGGTCCACGGAGTCCACCTTGACGCCAGGGAGGTCGAAAGCGACCACGAACTCGCCGTTCTCCTGCCAGGCATCCATGGGCATCGCGGCCGGCCGGGCAACGGTCCCGAAGACCTGTTGGGTGAGCCGGTCCAGCTCACGGAACGGGTCCGTACGCATTAACATCATTTCCCACTCCTTCAGCATGAAGTTGTTGACTTGATCGCATACCCACCACCCGTACATCTATGGTGGTGGATATAGATTTTTTATAGCACTCGTGGGAAACTGAAGCAAGGCACTTTGGAGGAAATTTGAGGCAGACATGACAGGGTCCACTTCAGGGCGTGAACCGCCGCCCACGGCAGGACGGGCACTTTATGCCATCTCCGTGGCGGCCCAGCTAACAGGCACAGGCCAGCAGAACATCCGGCTTTACGAGACACGGGGTCTGCTCACGCCCGCCCGAACCTCCGGTGGCACCCGCCAGTACAGCGATGCCGATATCACCGTACTCCTGCACATCGGGGAACTGCTGGAGCAAGGACTGAACCTGGCCGGCATCGCAAAAGTCCTGGAACTTGAGGCCGCCAACGCCAGGCTGCACCGTGCCCTCAAGCGTGCGCGGTCACTCCGCGGGCTCTAGCGTCCCTCAGCTGGTGCGGATCCCCGGCCGCCTGCCAGCCGGTAGGACTCCTCCAGCAGTTCTCCGAGTTCCTCAGTTCCGATGCGGGCCAGCCGGACCAGCACGAGCTGCGGCGAACGCTCATGGTGCGGGGTCCAGAAATACGTGTCGGGCTCCGTGCCCGCCAAGGCCTCCCGCTCGCTGGTCTTCACCGTCAGCACGCCGTCCTCCCACATGCGCGCCATCAGGGTCTTCGCGAACCACGCCGGCTGGTCCCAACTGCTGCGTTCGGTGACACCGGGCAGGGCGAGGCACATGCTGCGGACATCCGACTCGGTTGCCATCGCGGCTAATCCGCCGGCGCGTCCGCTTTGGAGAGTTCGCCCGTGATCCGTTCGCCAGGGATCCGGGCGGTCCGCCACGTATCCAGGGCGATGACCGCACCGAGGATCAGCAGCGAGAGGGATACTGAGGCCATGGCGTCGCTGAGCCAGTGGTAGCCGAGGTACAGGCGGCTCAGCGCGGCCAGGAC
Proteins encoded in this window:
- a CDS encoding MerR family transcriptional regulator encodes the protein MTGSTSGREPPPTAGRALYAISVAAQLTGTGQQNIRLYETRGLLTPARTSGGTRQYSDADITVLLHIGELLEQGLNLAGIAKVLELEAANARLHRALKRARSLRGL
- a CDS encoding MmcQ/YjbR family DNA-binding protein, with amino-acid sequence MATESDVRSMCLALPGVTERSSWDQPAWFAKTLMARMWEDGVLTVKTSEREALAGTEPDTYFWTPHHERSPQLVLVRLARIGTEELGELLEESYRLAGGRGSAPAEGR
- a CDS encoding Hsp20/alpha crystallin family protein, which translates into the protein MLMRTDPFRELDRLTQQVFGTVARPAAMPMDAWQENGEFVVAFDLPGVKVDSVDLNVERNVLTVRAERLDPTQPNVELVASERPRGVFSRQLILGDTLDTDHIKASYDQGVLTLRIPVTEQAKPRKIEIETKSQMHEIGG